GCGGAAGTATGTTGGGCGTGTCCCCAGGCACATAATCCGGTTAAGAGCCAGTCCAACGTAAGGCAAAACGAAGAGCTGGAAGGATGTGACTCCATCCTAAAAAGCAACCGTTCCGAAAAAGTACGTAGTACAGGATCGATGATACATACTGGAAACTGTATGTTAGATCAGACTACGGTTTGAGAAGTAGCTGCGAGGCTGTGGTGGCCTGGTTGGTCATAGGAACCGTAACCAACCAAAGGAGATCCTTTAAAGCAGTTAGCGCGAAAGCGCGTGGCAGATACAATTCCGGGAGCCGACCCCCGATGCGTGGCGGCAGGACCATCTGCAGACCTTATCCCGATCGCTTGTTTTTATTTTTTTGCGATCATCGATCGGGATAAAGGTGAACTGTGTCCACTCGCAAGGCCCATGCCACATCCCAAGTTCAAAAACAACCCTTAAATTTGTGCATTTTCATCATATTGTTCACCGAAAAAAACGTAGGGGCGGGTGTGGGGAGGCTGTTTTTATATATAAGCGAAACGTAGAGAAGCTTTGGCTTGCATAGCAAGGCTTCCTTTTTAGACGGTTGTGGATAGTTTGGGTTTGTAGGATTAGTTATACACAGGTATGTATGATGGAGATAGCGAATATGCCGATATTGCTATTGTGAAATTAAAACTTGATGAAAAATTCATAATAGATAGATAAAGAAGAGTTTAAAGGGTGGAGGGAATCCCCGTGCTGGCTGTAGCTGTGGTCAATGCGTAGCATTGTCCAGGGCTGCAGACAGTCTCGGAACAGCAAAGCTGAAAAAAAGCCCTGGGAGGCTTAAAAGTCATCTCTACCAGGGCTGTCGTCTATTTTATTCTGTTGATTCTGTTCAGCTGGTTTATGTTGTATTTCAGCAGGCTGAATCTCTGCCGGTTTATTAGCTTTTTTAGGCAATACTGCAGCTTCGGTTTCTTGATGATCCGGATGAGAAGCAATCATAGTGACTGAGGACTCTGCAGGTGGTGTACCAGGAGGGTCTATACGAGCCAGCTTGCTCTGTGTGAGCAGTTTCACGCCTTCGTAGCTACTGAGATCCATGTATCCTACATTATCGATAAAAAACTGTGTCATTAGTCCAATAGTGACTTGTTTACTCTTTTGAGCGTTAAAAAAGGTTTTGATTTTTTCTAAAACATCCGGATCAAACTCTTTTTCTGTAACTTTAAAACTAATATTTTTGAAGTCTTTCTTATTACTTGCCATCAACCTTCACCTTCCTGAGTTGTCCCTTTACTGTTCTTTAGATCTTGTTTTAAGACTTCTAGGGACGGCTCAAATTTACTAAAGAAAATTGTGGATGCAAGAACTTCTAGCCCATCACGGTTCATATACGGCGCCAGTTCTTCAGGTACCCAAAGAAGAATTGCTCGGACAGATGTAGCATATTTCATCATCATAGGAAGAAGATCTTTTTTGAATGTAATGCTGCCCCCACCATAAACAGGGAATAGACCAGCATTACCGCCTATTTCTTGATAACGTTCAGTAAATTTGTTGTAAATAAACTCGGATTGTTCATAGTTGGCCGTTTCCATCAGTTCTACTGCAGTCGCGTGATGGGGATGCAATTTATCTAATAAAATATCGTCAAACTGATGACGCGTAACCGTCAAATTGTTGCTCAATTCTTCATTTAAAGCGCGTGCTGCAGATTCTTCAGCATGACCAACGCCTGCCTCAATGCCTTCGCTACGCTCACGATCAGGTTTTAATCCATTCATAACCGGCAGATCCGATGTCCCGTGACCAATATCAGTAGACAGGCTACGCTGACTAACAATGTCCTCGATAGTATAACTCGCTACTTTCTTCTTCCATTCTTTAGTTTTATCATCATCAGAATCTGTTTCTGTATACAGTGCTTTAATAGCAGCCAACATCTCTGACTGATGTTTCTGAATCGCATATATTGCCGGCAACCCTTCCATGGTCACTTTTACATCTGTAAAGGTAATCGACACCAAAACTTTTTGATACCCCACATATACGATTACGGTATGCGCATGACCATCGTTTAAAAAACGATCTTCCAAATGTTTGCAATTGATTGGCTCAGCCTGGGTAGCCGGGATCATGCTGGCTAAAACATCCTCGCATTGAATCGAATCTGGTAGACTACCCATTTCTTTGAAAGCCCGAGTAACTGCATCAGCTGCTACAATTCCGAGTGCTGTAATAATTGTAACATCACTCTCATATTTTTTTCCGTTCTTGATCGGCATTGCAATTGCCGGCGGATGCATTAACGCACGTTGGCCAATATAAAATAATCCTCCTCTATTAATGGCATTTGACGAAATTTCTACGGTTAATTCTTCGAATATTTGGTCGATTCGTGTCGAGATATTGTCGTCAGAAACTTTTGGTATCTGATTGACTCGTTTTATTGCTGTTGGAACATTTGGTAAATTCTGTCCGTTAATTTCGGACTTTGCCTTTACGTTACCCAAATCTAGAACTACTCGATCCTTCATTTTTACAGAATAAGTCAAATGAATCCCTCACTTTATCATTATTTAATAGTGAATCTATAATTAATTATACCACATAAAATAATTATTTTATAATTATAAATTAACTATAATATAATTATTATGGTGTAAATATCATAAAATTGGTTTATAGTTATTTTATAGTGTTTTATACACTATAAAATAATGTATTTAAGATTATAAAAAAACTATTTAATCATTAAAATATAATAATGACTAAATAGCTTTAGGAGGTGATCAGAAATAGTGTTTCTTAATTTTATAAAAAGATAAAATTTAAGGACTTGAGAATCAGTTCATAATAACCAGCGGTTGATTAAAAGTAGGAAAAATTTCAGGGGTTCGTTTAAAAACTAAAACAGGGTTTCACACGAACCTGTTCTATACTGTTACTTGTTTAGGATACAGATATATCCAAGTATGTAATTTGGAAATCATGCAATTTCTTATGCTGGAGCTTGTTGGCGCGAGCACTTCAGTACACTTGGAGTGAAAAATTTAAAAATAAGTGGTGATCAATCTGAATACAAAAGGCCGAACCAAAAAACTTAAAGAGATTGGTGTGACTACATCCCTTACGATACCGAAAGAATTTAAGAATTACATTACAGGTGAAACCGTTCCAGTGAATGAACAACACCTGGAACTTTTGAATTCTTCTACATCAAGAGGAGAACACACTTCCTTACTCATGACGGGGCTACACTTACTTAACCAATTGAATCAAGAAGATGAAACGCCGCTGCCTGTTCGTCTAGAGCTGGCAACGCTTCGAAATGATATTTCGGGAATAAATATACAAATGAAAACACTAGCTGATTTCATTTTGTTCCATGCTACTCGTTCCGATCAGCACTGAACTGATTTCCCTTAGCAAGTATCATTCGATTAATGATGAAATGGATGGATTCTTTTTCTTTTCGATTTAACTTACTATAATCATTCATCATTTTTAATTCATCTTCATCCAGCTTGTGTTGTACCGATATATTTAAAGCAGACAAGAAAGTATCTGTATTAAGATCAAGAGCACTATAGTAGCGTTCAATTACATCCAGACTCGCATTTGAGACTCCACGTTCCACTTTCGAAAGATAGGAGGAACTTACATTAATCTTACTTTCCATTTTTTCTAAGGAGAATTTCTTTTGCTTGCGAAATGCTCGTAAAACCTTACCTACAGCTATCTGAAGTTCCAACTTATATATCCCCCTAGAGTTTGGAGTACCTTTATCTTCTCAAATTATAGATAAAGGTAATACTCTATTTTCATTTATTAGAACTATATTGCTAATGTTTTTTAATAATAAGCTTTATAGTTCAAAAATCGACATTCTTATTGCTATACAACTTTATTAAAGGAGAATAATTATGATGTTCCAACCAGATGAAATTAATAAAATGTCTGCCATTTTACAGTACTGTTCATCCGATCAGCATTCATTAATCAGATCTATGGATCACTTAATTCAAACAGAAGAAAATGATCAGCGCAGCGATGTATTAAATACCTTAAAAAAAGCTCTTCTTTTGTCCTGGGGTGACAATCAGAAAAATAAAGAAATGCTGGCTGCCCTTCCTGTACTTACTAAAATTACTCATCGGAAATCCAGAGAAATAACACCAGGTGCTTCACTTACAAAAAAATGCACTTTTAGCGGTACAGGTCACTATGACTTCTTCTTGATTGAAAATACATTTGATCATAAACGACGTCTTTTTGCTCGTAAGACTGATATGAACAGAAGAATAGTGGCGGAGCGTTTGCAAAGCGTACCGGTATGTTTTGGTGAGTATGCTGCCTATCTTTGTGAATACTCACTTGACAGTGAAAAAGAATACCTAACAGTCATGACAATGCTTGAAAATCAATGGGCTATCTTCACTTGACTTAAAAGGGTTCTAGTTTGATTTATCAAGGATTTAAGATGGTCCCTATTTGATATTTAACTTGAGCAACCAGCTAAACGTATCTTTCTCTTTCCTACATTTATCGGAATGAAAGCGATTTTTAAAAAAGAAGATGAAGCTGGAGTGTTAAGAAGCTTTAGTTCTATGCCGGATATTTATGTATTCAATTGACAGAGAATCGAGAATCTAAAGGAGGCTTTACTATGAACGGCTTGAACAAAAAAGGAATTTTATTATTAACCATTCCCCTTGTTCTTTTCACTTTTTCTATTGCTGGTTGCTATTTGGATTTATATCTTTTAACACACAACTACGCTGATCGACCTTATATGATTTAATTAATTTTTATTCATAAGGAGTTTAATCATGACACTTACTCTTACGGAAAAAGTTACATTAACGAATTTGGAATTGAACAAACTAGCTGCTGAGCAGTTGGATTACATTTTTGAAGTACCAGACAGTTTGGACCGAGTAATCATTATACGAGCAGACGGACAGCCTTCAGAGTTCAATCCTTGTAAGTATGCTGCCCAAACTACGGAGCTCGTTCATAAGGCACTGAGTCAGTGTGAAACTCGCTTTAGAGTGCAGCTGCTTACGCTTGTAAGTGGATATGAGCTGCCTATGGACTACAGGGATCTTATTCATTTTTGTAGACCCCATACTCGAAAAATCACCCTGGCTGCTGTTGTAGCGCTGCAAGAATTCGAAAAATCTAAAAACCAAAAGAAATTAAAGGGGAAAAGCAGCTAATGGGAAAAAGCTTTGTGATTATGGTATCAGTGATGCTCCTTGTTGTTTGTATTTGGGGTTACCATGTCGATCAACAAAAAAAGCAGGATCAGATTGAAAGTACACCTACATTTGAAGTGCAGGGATTAATTGAATCGATTCGTACAATTGCCAAAGACGAAAAATGGGGAGCGTCAACGACCTACTACATCAAAGTGAATGGCCAAGAATATCCGATCAATACCATGCTTTGGGATGATCAAAAAGTAGGTCAAGTCGTTACCTTAACAGGGAATAATTATGGTGTATTATCCGTAGAAAGCTCCACGCCATAATTAATAGAGTATAGACTGATCGGGATTCACTAAGTCATACGTGAAAAATGTATAGTTCGGATAACCATGAATTAAAGATAAGGGGGAACCATCGTGGAAAAACAAAAAATAAGCCATATGTCGATTGTGATCCGGACGTGGAAGTGCTCTTGCTGCAGCCAGTCCTTTTATGAAATGCATCAGTTTGAGATTTCTCAATGTCCCAGCTGCAGTTGTGATCTGACCGTTCAGGCGCCAGAGCAGCTGGACGAGAATGAACAGTATGAGCTTCAAGTAGATCCAACTACCGCAGAGGTATCGATCATCAATACCAAGACAGGGGAGAAAGTGGTAGCTGCTACATGATAACAGATACCAGCTGCAGTATCATAGAACGCTTTATAACAAGATTCTGGATTCAAAAAGAACGACCAGAACCAGGTCAGATGGTGTTTGGTATTCTCGCCGGTCCAGATAATCAAATGTATTACGCCGGAGCCCGGGATATCTACCCCGATGCGGCGTCTTTCGAACGTTTATGTGAAGCTATGGGGGCTCTTACTATACACCCTGCTTTATCCGCCTGGTCCCAGTACGCGGCTACTTCTCATCCTGAAAGGTCACCGCAAATCAAACTTTGCTTCAAACCCACTCGCTACGCTATTCCTGTATGGTGCAGCCCTATCCAGCATAAGCCACAACTATAACGCTATTCCACTCTACTTAACCCGATAAAGGACGATGTATATGGACTCTTATATCAAAGCAAATTACAAAGCGACACATCCGATTTATCAGATTGGGGACACCATTACTGTTCCGGATCTGCCGGAGAAACAGGATCTTATCGGTATTATCGATTACCGAATCGTCCGCGGCCGGATCGTAGTGAGATACAGCAGTCAGGATCACCATCCGGATCGTATCCCGCTGCGCGCTCCTGCAGAAGAAGAGATCATTCACTGGGATCATATTTTTGAAGAAGAGGAGATCCTTCGGGGACTGACTACCGGCGATTTTCAGCAGATTGACAAGAAGTACTACCAGATAAGCCGTATCTGCAGCTTGAATGTCGTAGCCGGTCGATTGAATGTTGCTGCCTGGGCGCTCCCTATTCTGCAGGTACCCGACGTTTCAAAAGAGCTCGTGAGCAGATAAAGCTGATTAGCGCTCTTTTGAAAGAGATGTTTCACATGAAACAAACGATATGCAGTGCCTGTACTTGAAAGCAAAAAAATTAAAAGTAGTAAAAAAAAGGGGAATGACGATGGTATACCACATCCAAAATAATCAAGAGATTCATGCTTTTGTTATCGGAAAAAAATCACAGCCAGGCGCTTTTTACGATAAATTTGATCAGTCGTTTTGTCAGCTAGATATTGAAGAGTCTTGTTTGTTTTTCACGAAAGAAGAGGCAGAGCAAGAGCTTGTATCCTATGGCAGTTTCGCAGAGGAATTAATCCTTATTCCGATCTGCTGTGTCTATGCCGGCAGCGCCTTTATGCATGCTACGTACCAGAACCCGAGCTGCTGGGACGTGATCATGGAAGAATGGTTAACCGGTTTCGATAACAAATACGTTTACGGGTTTTGATAGAAGGAGGATGACACGTTGACAGCAGCAGAGGTTAATGCGAAGTATCAACAAATCTTTGAGGGCCTGTCACCTCAGTTTGAATATCATTATTCTTTTCCTAGCCTTTTATTGGTTTCAATATTCGTTCTGATGCTATTATTTATGGCTTCTTCCGAGAAGATCTTACAAGGAAAAATAGATTTTTCGTTAGAAAAACTGGTGATAGTATTAGGTACTTTTGTGACAGGTTCAGCGATTATCTCAGTTCTGGTCAGCGCTCTTCTCTCTATGAGTACGTATAATAATGCCAAAGAAACTGCAGCAGCCGCGGTTGAGAACCAAATTGAGCAATGGAAAATGAAGACAGCTGAACCTTACTTGGCTTCTTTACCGGCAGAAAAGCATACACTTGTGTATTTGAAAATGGCTCC
The DNA window shown above is from Paenibacillus bovis and carries:
- a CDS encoding ParM/StbA family protein; its protein translation is MKDRVVLDLGNVKAKSEINGQNLPNVPTAIKRVNQIPKVSDDNISTRIDQIFEELTVEISSNAINRGGLFYIGQRALMHPPAIAMPIKNGKKYESDVTIITALGIVAADAVTRAFKEMGSLPDSIQCEDVLASMIPATQAEPINCKHLEDRFLNDGHAHTVIVYVGYQKVLVSITFTDVKVTMEGLPAIYAIQKHQSEMLAAIKALYTETDSDDDKTKEWKKKVASYTIEDIVSQRSLSTDIGHGTSDLPVMNGLKPDRERSEGIEAGVGHAEESAARALNEELSNNLTVTRHQFDDILLDKLHPHHATAVELMETANYEQSEFIYNKFTERYQEIGGNAGLFPVYGGGSITFKKDLLPMMMKYATSVRAILLWVPEELAPYMNRDGLEVLASTIFFSKFEPSLEVLKQDLKNSKGTTQEGEG
- a CDS encoding helix-turn-helix domain-containing protein gives rise to the protein MELQIAVGKVLRAFRKQKKFSLEKMESKINVSSSYLSKVERGVSNASLDVIERYYSALDLNTDTFLSALNISVQHKLDEDELKMMNDYSKLNRKEKESIHFIINRMILAKGNQFSADRNE